From a single Salvelinus namaycush isolate Seneca chromosome 14, SaNama_1.0, whole genome shotgun sequence genomic region:
- the LOC120058995 gene encoding renin-like, whose translation MAMLMHCWVCVIALSLTMTTSNALQRISLKKMPSIRETLHEIGVSPAQFFAELAQESKDDPSNSNGTTPTPLTNYLDAQYYGEISIGSPAQMFNVVFDTGSANLWVPSYNCSPLYTACFTHNRYDASKSRTHIENGTGFSIQYASGNVRGFLSEDVVVVGGIPVVQVFAEVTALPAIPFIFAKFDGVLGMGYPNVAIDGITPVFDRIMSQHVLKEDVFSVYYSKDPMHKPGGELVLGGTDPDYYTGTFNYMGTRKAGKWEVNMKGVSVGEEMLFCMEGCMAVIDTGSSYITGPASSVSVLMKTIGATELAEGGYTVNCDRVKSLPSVTFHLGGHEYTLTEEDYILWQSQFGEDICSVTFRGLDVPPPTGPIWILGANFIARYYTEFDRRNNRIGFATAV comes from the exons ATGGCCATGCTGATGCATTGCTGGGTGTGTGTGATCGCTCTGTCACTGACGATGACAACAAGCAATGCCTTACAAAG GATCAGTCTGAAGAAGATGCCCTCCATAAGAGAGACTCTGCATGAGATAGGTGTGTCCCCAGCCCAGTTCTTTGCTGAATTGGCCCAGGAAAGCAAAGATGACCCCTCCAACAGCAACGGgaccacccccacccccctcacCAACTACCTGGAT gCCCAGTATTATGGGGAGATCAGTATTGGTTCTCCTGCCCAGATGTTCAATGTGGTGTTTGATACAGGCTCAGCCAACCTGTGGGTGCCCTCTTACAACTGTTCCCCTCTCTATACTGCCTGct TTACCCACAACAGATATGATGCCTCCAAATCCCGAACACACATAGAGAACGGGACAGGTTTCTCCATCCAGTATGCCTCTGGAAACGTCCGAGGGTTCCTGAGTGAGGATGTGGTTGTG GTGGGTGGCATCCCAGTGGTCCAGGTATTTGCTGAGGTTACAGCCCTGCCTGCCATCCCCTTCATCTTTGCCAAGTTTGATGGGGTCCTGGGGATGGGCTACCCCAACGTGGCCATCGACGGCATCACCCCCGTGTTCGACCGCATCATGTCCCAGCACGTCCTCAAGGAGGACGTCTTCTCTGTCTATTACAGCAA AGACCCAATGCACAAACCAGGTGGAGAGCTAGTGCTGGGAGGGACAGACCCAGACTACTACACTGGTACCTTCAACTACATGGGCACCCGTAAGGCAGGAAAATGGGAGGTCAACATGAAAGG GGTGTCTGTGGGGGAAGAGATGCTGTTCTGTATGGAGGGCTGCATGGCTGTGATTGACACAGGCTCCTCCTACATTACAGGCCCTGCCTCTTCTGTGTCTGTACTGATGAAGACCATTGGAGCCACAGAGCTGGCAGAGGGAGGG TACACTGTGAACTGTGACCGGGTGAAGTCCTTACCCAGTGTCACCTTCCACCTGGGAGGCCATGAGTACACACTCACTGAAGAAGACTACATCTTATGG CAATCTCAGTTTGGAGAGGACATATGTAGCGTGACCTTTAGGGGTTTGGATGTGCCGCCCCCTACTGGCCCTATCTGGATCCTGGGAGCCAACTTCATCGCCCGCTACTACACAGAGTTTGACCGTCGCAACAACCGCATAGGCTTTGCCACAGCAGTCTGA